From the genome of Geoglobus ahangari, one region includes:
- a CDS encoding preprotein translocase subunit Sec61beta, translating into MAKKEKAPPLMSSAGIMRYFEEEKTQIKISPKAVLAFGLVVGFLTIILNAYYGLWPG; encoded by the coding sequence ATGGCGAAGAAGGAGAAGGCACCACCACTGATGTCCTCGGCAGGAATAATGAGGTACTTCGAGGAGGAGAAGACTCAGATAAAGATAAGTCCAAAAGCCGTGCTCGCTTTCGGCCTCGTGGTTGGATTCCTGACGATAATTCTCAACGCGTACTATGGGCTCTGGCCGGGTTAA
- a CDS encoding deoxyuridine 5'-triphosphate nucleotidohydrolase, with protein sequence MGVLSKDEIRRLIESQSLISDYVDLETQLQPNGFDCTLRKVARISGEGRLDFDNSERRIPETEEMPFENEWVFLEKGYYRAYINEVVRIPNDMMALARPRSSLIRAGANILTAVWDAGYVGRSEVGLVVYNEDGLWLKRNARIVQLVFFRLDGETEGYSGIYRGENV encoded by the coding sequence ATGGGTGTGCTCTCCAAGGATGAGATCCGGAGGCTGATTGAAAGCCAGTCCCTGATCTCCGACTACGTCGACCTCGAGACCCAGCTCCAGCCCAACGGATTCGACTGCACGCTGAGAAAGGTTGCGAGGATTTCAGGGGAGGGCAGGCTGGACTTCGACAACTCCGAGAGGAGAATTCCAGAAACTGAGGAAATGCCCTTCGAGAACGAGTGGGTCTTTCTGGAGAAGGGGTACTACAGAGCCTACATAAACGAGGTCGTGAGAATCCCCAATGACATGATGGCCCTTGCCAGACCGAGGTCGAGCCTCATAAGGGCCGGAGCGAACATCCTCACGGCCGTGTGGGATGCTGGATACGTTGGCAGGAGCGAGGTGGGGCTGGTGGTTTACAACGAGGACGGGCTGTGGCTCAAGAGGAACGCGAGAATAGTGCAGCTCGTCTTCTTCAGGCTCGACGGAGAGACCGAGGGGTACTCGGGGATCTACAGGGGAGAGAACGTCTGA
- a CDS encoding SWIM zinc finger family protein — MTWSELENLKRFKRFDFSLYKYLIDVFGKRGDKAFFYVKERRVKRYRDFFVVVGREEYIVDERFCTCRDFQFNLKGKAPCAHIIAVEVARNLKMYDEVDAYYIDFTSISARRGWRFGG; from the coding sequence ATGACCTGGAGTGAGCTCGAGAACCTGAAGAGGTTCAAAAGGTTCGATTTTTCCCTTTACAAATACCTGATTGACGTTTTTGGTAAAAGAGGTGACAAGGCGTTCTTCTACGTTAAGGAGCGGAGGGTCAAGAGGTACAGAGACTTCTTCGTGGTGGTTGGCAGAGAGGAGTACATAGTCGACGAGAGGTTCTGCACCTGCAGGGACTTCCAGTTCAACCTCAAAGGCAAAGCACCGTGCGCGCACATAATTGCCGTAGAGGTTGCGAGAAACCTCAAAATGTACGATGAGGTGGATGCGTACTACATAGACTTCACCAGCATCTCAGCAAGGAGGGGCTGGAGGTTCGGAGGGTAG
- a CDS encoding ubiquitin family protein, producing MRSQEKSYRRRIKVKFTFLGGFDIREREVEVEPGKKYSELLEEFGINPETVVLVKNTEPVPIDSTVEDGEVKVLRVISGG from the coding sequence ATGAGGTCGCAAGAGAAATCCTACCGGAGGAGGATTAAGGTCAAGTTCACTTTTTTAGGAGGGTTCGATATCAGGGAGAGGGAGGTTGAGGTTGAGCCGGGGAAGAAGTATTCAGAGCTTCTTGAGGAGTTCGGAATCAATCCTGAGACCGTGGTGCTCGTTAAGAATACCGAACCTGTGCCCATAGACTCCACCGTAGAAGACGGAGAGGTTAAAGTGCTCAGGGTTATTTCTGGTGGCTAA
- a CDS encoding DUF2150 family protein produces MFYTEDRLNNWIERIKDEELDLESGKGLEVFDKMLDDYIIACLNLLKSIREREVTKKDALKFIEESKPLLDRSYDVGDDVKAELLEMTKENMKVVAKGLELTIAGKVSRKSFEKLLEDAIKKEKSGDLEGAFEDMAKMAAKALAGERLPEDLEIPDEDLFVIGWLDAIDAISTVHHLIEIDRTEVEDDLE; encoded by the coding sequence ATGTTCTACACCGAAGACAGGCTCAACAACTGGATTGAGAGGATAAAGGACGAGGAGCTTGACCTTGAGAGCGGGAAGGGGCTGGAAGTGTTCGACAAGATGCTCGACGACTACATAATCGCATGCCTGAACCTCCTGAAGAGCATAAGGGAGAGGGAGGTGACCAAGAAGGACGCTCTGAAGTTCATAGAGGAGAGCAAGCCCCTCCTCGACAGGAGCTACGATGTTGGAGACGATGTGAAGGCTGAGCTGCTCGAGATGACCAAGGAGAACATGAAGGTGGTCGCAAAGGGGCTCGAGCTGACGATAGCCGGAAAGGTCAGCAGAAAGTCCTTCGAGAAGCTTCTGGAGGACGCAATAAAGAAGGAGAAGAGTGGAGACCTTGAGGGTGCGTTCGAGGACATGGCAAAGATGGCGGCCAAGGCACTCGCAGGTGAGAGGTTGCCTGAGGATCTCGAAATTCCTGACGAGGATCTGTTCGTCATCGGATGGCTTGACGCCATAGATGCGATAAGCACAGTCCACCACCTCATCGAGATCGACAGAACGGAAGTGGAGGATGACCTGGAGTGA
- a CDS encoding long-chain-fatty-acid--CoA ligase, with protein MALGVEGRNITEIRPEEINRVWLKFYDEWVRDSLEYPEVPLYALLENTAKEKPDATAVVFFGKEITFRELDEASNRLAAFLKELGVKKGDGVMLALPNIPHYIISYYAVLKAGGKVVQANPIYTERELRHIADNSEARIAIIFEPVYKNIQGLMKEGRIDHIIVCRVEEYLSFPLNFLYRFKKEKVSIPKEKGIYEWREALSREELKEREEINPKEDVAVFQYTGGTTGLPKAAMLTHYNLVANVYQTVEWIPGRGKGDVFLGVLPYFHVFGMTTSMNAPIAVGGKIILLPDPRDIKRIIQAIDKYKVTIFCGVPTLFNAILNHPDLKKHDLTSLKACISGAAPLPIELKRAFEKETGAKLIEGYGLSETSPVTHGNPFYGLNKEGSIGIPFPDTYSVVIDEEGKILPVGEVGELAIYGPQVMKGYYKMEEETKKTLVNGWLLTGDMAKMDEDGYFYIVDRKKDVIIAGGYNIYPREVEEVLYEHPAVLECAVIGVPDKYRGETVKAFIVLKEEYKGKVDEKEIEKFCRERLAAYKVPRLIEFVDELPKSAVGKILRRVLREKEMKKTE; from the coding sequence ATGGCGCTGGGTGTGGAAGGACGGAACATTACCGAGATAAGGCCAGAGGAGATAAACAGGGTCTGGCTGAAGTTCTATGACGAGTGGGTTCGCGATTCTCTCGAATATCCAGAGGTGCCGCTTTACGCTCTTCTGGAGAATACGGCTAAGGAGAAACCTGATGCCACCGCAGTTGTATTCTTCGGCAAGGAAATCACGTTCAGGGAGCTTGATGAAGCATCAAACAGGCTCGCAGCCTTCCTGAAGGAGCTCGGGGTGAAGAAGGGAGACGGGGTGATGCTCGCCCTGCCCAACATCCCCCACTACATCATCTCCTACTACGCGGTGCTGAAGGCTGGAGGCAAGGTGGTTCAGGCCAACCCGATCTACACTGAAAGAGAATTGAGGCACATAGCGGACAACAGCGAGGCGAGAATTGCCATAATCTTCGAGCCCGTTTACAAGAACATTCAGGGGCTCATGAAAGAGGGGAGGATTGACCACATCATCGTCTGCAGGGTGGAGGAGTACCTGTCCTTCCCGCTGAACTTCCTGTACAGGTTCAAGAAGGAGAAGGTGAGCATTCCGAAGGAGAAGGGCATATACGAGTGGAGGGAGGCGCTCAGCAGGGAGGAGCTGAAGGAAAGAGAGGAGATAAACCCGAAGGAGGATGTTGCTGTGTTCCAGTACACCGGCGGAACCACAGGACTGCCAAAGGCCGCGATGCTCACCCACTACAACCTCGTAGCGAACGTTTACCAGACCGTGGAGTGGATACCCGGGAGGGGTAAAGGGGACGTGTTCCTCGGAGTTCTGCCATACTTCCACGTGTTCGGCATGACGACGAGCATGAACGCCCCTATCGCCGTTGGTGGGAAGATAATCCTCCTGCCAGACCCGAGAGACATCAAGAGGATAATTCAGGCCATAGACAAGTACAAGGTGACAATATTCTGCGGAGTTCCAACGCTGTTCAACGCGATACTCAACCACCCGGATCTGAAGAAGCACGACCTCACATCCCTGAAGGCGTGCATAAGCGGGGCTGCTCCGCTGCCAATAGAGCTGAAAAGGGCCTTCGAGAAGGAGACAGGGGCCAAGCTCATTGAGGGCTATGGCCTGAGCGAGACCTCACCCGTCACGCACGGAAACCCCTTCTACGGGCTCAACAAGGAGGGCAGCATAGGAATCCCCTTCCCGGACACCTATTCAGTCGTCATAGACGAGGAGGGCAAGATCCTCCCGGTTGGAGAAGTGGGAGAGCTTGCAATTTACGGCCCGCAGGTGATGAAGGGGTACTACAAGATGGAGGAGGAGACGAAGAAGACACTCGTGAACGGGTGGCTTCTCACAGGAGACATGGCGAAGATGGATGAGGATGGGTACTTCTACATAGTGGACAGGAAGAAGGATGTGATAATTGCGGGTGGGTACAACATCTATCCGAGGGAGGTTGAGGAGGTTCTGTATGAGCATCCTGCTGTGCTGGAGTGCGCGGTGATTGGTGTCCCTGACAAGTACAGAGGGGAGACGGTCAAGGCGTTCATCGTGCTGAAGGAGGAGTATAAAGGCAAGGTGGACGAGAAGGAGATCGAGAAGTTCTGCAGGGAGAGGCTTGCTGCCTACAAGGTGCCGAGGCTGATAGAGTTTGTGGATGAGCTGCCCAAATCTGCTGTGGGGAAGATACTGAGGAGGGTGCTGAGGGAGAAGGAGATGAAGAAGACTGAATGA
- a CDS encoding DUF2116 family Zn-ribbon domain-containing protein, translated as MPGIIPHRHCVVCGKAIEPEEIFCGKECQNRYEEDRKKQRNYIIFMFAMLFGILFLMMFSNL; from the coding sequence ATGCCCGGAATAATTCCGCACAGGCACTGCGTTGTTTGCGGTAAGGCCATAGAGCCTGAGGAGATATTCTGCGGAAAGGAGTGCCAGAACAGGTACGAGGAGGACAGAAAGAAGCAGAGGAACTACATCATCTTCATGTTCGCGATGCTCTTCGGAATCCTGTTTCTGATGATGTTCTCTAACCTGTGA
- the serA gene encoding phosphoglycerate dehydrogenase has product MKVLVASSIAREAIDRMRKEGLVVDERPGISEEELEEIIENYDALIVRSSPKVTARVIERGRRLKIIGRAGVGVDNIDVNAATQKGIIVVNAPGGNTVSTAELAIGLILAAARKIPQADRSVKEGKWERKKFVGVELRGKTIGVIGLGRIGYEVAKRAKAFDMNVIAYDPYISESKAKELGVKLVSFDELIENADIITVHVPKTKETENLIGEREFERMKDGVIVINCARGGIINEDALIRAIKSGKVYAAGVDVYSTEPPDPNSELLKLENVVTTPHIGASTKEAQTNVGLIIAEDIINLFHGYPVRNAVNLPSLSAEEFEYLMPYLKLAEKMGKIAAARLGGNFEKVKVTYRGKLAERDTSYLSRALLKGLLEYILGPNINLVSAMPIAKERGIEVEESKIEKTDSYESLLEVNVEGRGRSIYLAGTSFGRDDYRIIKIDKYKTDFVPKGHYIISLHEDKPGVIGRVGTLFGKNNINIAGMIVGRYGDKPGGIQLMLLLVDDPPSEEVLEEMQKLDGIIDAVYIHL; this is encoded by the coding sequence ATGAAAGTCCTCGTGGCCAGCAGTATCGCCAGAGAGGCGATTGACAGAATGCGAAAAGAGGGCCTCGTGGTGGACGAGAGGCCCGGAATAAGTGAGGAGGAGCTTGAGGAGATAATCGAGAACTACGACGCCCTCATAGTGAGGAGCTCTCCGAAGGTCACCGCGAGGGTCATAGAGAGGGGCAGGAGGCTCAAGATCATCGGCAGGGCTGGAGTTGGTGTAGACAACATTGACGTGAACGCGGCAACGCAGAAGGGAATTATTGTCGTTAACGCTCCCGGAGGTAACACGGTCTCGACGGCTGAGCTTGCCATAGGCCTCATTCTCGCAGCGGCGAGGAAGATCCCCCAGGCCGACAGGAGCGTTAAGGAGGGCAAGTGGGAGAGGAAGAAGTTCGTTGGAGTGGAGCTCAGGGGGAAGACCATAGGCGTAATCGGTTTGGGAAGGATAGGCTACGAGGTCGCCAAGAGGGCGAAGGCTTTTGACATGAACGTTATTGCCTACGACCCATACATAAGCGAGAGCAAGGCTAAAGAGCTCGGAGTGAAGCTCGTGAGCTTCGACGAGCTCATAGAGAACGCTGACATAATAACCGTTCACGTTCCCAAAACCAAGGAGACCGAGAACCTGATAGGCGAGAGAGAGTTCGAGAGGATGAAGGATGGAGTAATAGTCATCAACTGCGCGAGGGGAGGGATAATTAACGAGGACGCGCTTATCAGGGCGATAAAGAGCGGAAAGGTGTATGCCGCTGGGGTTGACGTTTACTCGACCGAGCCCCCAGACCCGAACAGCGAACTCCTCAAGCTGGAGAACGTCGTCACCACCCCCCACATAGGTGCGTCGACAAAGGAGGCCCAGACCAACGTGGGTTTGATAATCGCAGAGGACATAATAAACCTATTCCACGGGTATCCGGTCAGAAACGCGGTCAACCTCCCATCCCTCAGCGCTGAGGAGTTCGAATACCTGATGCCCTACCTGAAGCTGGCCGAGAAGATGGGGAAGATTGCCGCCGCAAGGCTCGGAGGGAACTTCGAGAAGGTCAAGGTCACCTACAGGGGCAAGCTTGCCGAGAGAGACACATCCTACCTCTCAAGGGCTCTGCTGAAGGGCCTGCTTGAGTACATACTCGGGCCAAACATAAACCTTGTTTCTGCGATGCCAATCGCAAAGGAGAGGGGCATAGAGGTCGAGGAGAGCAAGATAGAGAAGACCGACAGCTACGAGAGCCTGCTTGAGGTGAACGTTGAGGGGAGAGGAAGGTCGATCTACCTTGCTGGAACGAGCTTTGGCAGAGACGACTACAGGATAATCAAGATAGACAAGTACAAGACCGACTTCGTCCCGAAAGGGCACTACATAATCTCCCTGCACGAGGACAAGCCCGGGGTCATCGGCAGGGTTGGAACGCTGTTCGGCAAGAACAACATCAACATCGCCGGAATGATTGTCGGCAGATATGGCGATAAGCCCGGGGGAATCCAGCTCATGCTTCTGCTCGTTGACGATCCGCCGAGTGAAGAGGTGCTCGAGGAGATGCAGAAGCTTGACGGGATAATCGACGCGGTTTACATCCACCTCTGA
- the engB gene encoding GTP-binding protein EngB codes for MGSGRVNIEIIFTGRSNVGKSTLFSHLFGVRVRKGKRPGTTIAPNFYSYRDLLATDLPGFGYVKGVSRGFNERVKDFIVHYIEENASRIAAGVIVIDSKAFREVVERWDSRGYIPVDVEMADFLRDVGVEVIVCANKFDKVENGEEVLEYISSRMSVDRERVIPTVAKKGDISGVKNTLKDVLARRGRVDLFGAFK; via the coding sequence ATGGGCTCTGGCCGGGTTAACATCGAGATAATTTTTACAGGCAGATCGAACGTTGGCAAGTCCACCCTCTTTTCCCACCTTTTCGGTGTCCGGGTGAGGAAAGGAAAGAGGCCCGGCACGACCATCGCCCCGAACTTCTACAGCTACAGAGACCTTCTCGCCACCGACCTCCCGGGTTTTGGGTATGTTAAAGGTGTAAGCAGGGGGTTCAACGAGAGGGTGAAGGACTTCATCGTCCACTACATTGAGGAGAACGCGAGCAGAATCGCTGCGGGAGTGATAGTGATCGACTCCAAGGCCTTCAGAGAAGTTGTGGAGAGGTGGGACAGCAGGGGATACATCCCGGTTGACGTTGAGATGGCCGATTTCTTGCGAGATGTGGGTGTTGAGGTGATAGTCTGCGCGAACAAGTTCGACAAGGTCGAGAACGGCGAGGAGGTGCTTGAGTACATCTCATCCAGAATGAGTGTGGACAGGGAGAGGGTTATTCCCACGGTGGCCAAGAAGGGAGATATCTCCGGAGTGAAGAACACTCTCAAGGATGTGCTTGCAAGGAGGGGTAGGGTGGATTTGTTTGGTGCATTTAAATAA
- a CDS encoding amidohydrolase family protein gives MQPLRVLDAVSGETGYFLLDSEWRFEVASVTPDFVVFPSFFNAHTHIGDSAVEAPKMGLEELVGPGGYKFRVLEESSEDELVEWMRKSVALIAKTASTSLEFREGGLRGYELYLKADEERRLMALSRPSSEEEAKRLVEISQGFNFSSVRDHDLDLLEFCRRLARKHGKVFAIHAGEKDGGDVEDALSLEPDFIIHMNMAERRQVEEAMETGAGIVTCFRSNAFFGLMNIKNYELFSEYERWMIGTDNAMIASPSMFDEVRFASYLFDPEVVFQASTRNPFFESYTIARMEKVNPRNPVLSIVRRLESCDVFKIVRGSVSFE, from the coding sequence ATGCAACCCCTCAGAGTCCTCGATGCCGTGAGCGGAGAAACGGGCTACTTCCTTCTGGACTCGGAGTGGAGGTTCGAGGTTGCGAGCGTGACTCCCGACTTCGTCGTCTTCCCCTCATTCTTCAACGCCCACACCCACATAGGCGACTCTGCTGTAGAGGCTCCGAAGATGGGGCTCGAGGAGCTTGTGGGGCCCGGGGGGTACAAGTTCAGGGTTCTTGAGGAGTCGAGCGAGGATGAGCTTGTCGAGTGGATGAGGAAATCAGTGGCACTGATTGCAAAAACAGCCTCAACATCGCTCGAGTTCAGGGAGGGGGGTCTGCGGGGATACGAGCTGTACCTGAAGGCAGATGAGGAGAGGAGGCTCATGGCCCTTTCAAGGCCATCGAGCGAGGAGGAAGCTAAGAGGCTCGTGGAGATATCGCAGGGCTTCAACTTCAGCAGCGTGAGGGATCACGACCTCGACCTTCTCGAGTTCTGCAGAAGATTGGCGAGGAAGCACGGGAAGGTTTTCGCGATTCATGCCGGGGAGAAAGATGGTGGGGACGTGGAAGATGCCCTGTCCCTCGAGCCGGACTTCATCATCCACATGAACATGGCGGAGAGGAGGCAGGTGGAGGAAGCAATGGAGACTGGAGCAGGAATAGTGACGTGCTTCAGGTCAAACGCGTTTTTTGGGCTCATGAACATCAAAAACTACGAGCTGTTCTCGGAGTACGAGAGGTGGATGATCGGCACGGATAATGCCATGATAGCATCCCCGTCAATGTTCGACGAGGTCAGGTTCGCGAGCTACCTGTTTGATCCGGAGGTTGTTTTTCAGGCCTCCACGAGGAACCCGTTTTTCGAGAGCTACACGATCGCGAGGATGGAGAAGGTGAACCCGCGAAACCCTGTGCTTTCGATAGTTCGTAGGCTCGAGAGCTGCGACGTCTTCAAAATTGTGAGGGGGAGCGTTTCCTTCGAGTAG
- a CDS encoding P-II family nitrogen regulator, whose amino-acid sequence MKMVVAIIRPEKFEAVEDALAEKGYVGMTVTEVKGRGEQKGIQLQYRGSTIEVDLLHKIKLEIVVDDEDVDEVVEIICRNARTGRFGDGRIFVVPVEKSVRIRTGEVLRSANGK is encoded by the coding sequence ATGAAGATGGTCGTCGCGATAATAAGGCCTGAGAAGTTTGAGGCAGTGGAAGATGCGCTGGCTGAGAAGGGCTACGTGGGCATGACGGTCACGGAGGTAAAGGGAAGGGGGGAGCAGAAGGGCATACAGCTCCAGTACAGGGGCAGCACGATTGAGGTGGATCTGCTCCACAAGATAAAGCTGGAGATAGTCGTGGATGACGAGGACGTTGACGAGGTCGTGGAGATAATCTGCAGGAACGCGAGAACCGGGAGGTTCGGGGACGGCAGGATATTCGTCGTGCCCGTGGAGAAGTCTGTGAGGATCAGGACGGGAGAGGTTCTGAGGTCTGCGAACGGAAAGTAG
- a CDS encoding ammonium transporter, with protein sequence MEAGDVAWILASTALVMLMIPGVGFFYAGMVRKKNVISMITLSIVSAIIVGALWTVYGYSLAFSGDVGGFVGDLSKAFLSGVSIGGDGIPEMLFMIYQMMFAAVTLAIITSAIAERMRFSAFLIFGVLWVTLVYIPFAHWLWGGGWLAKLGALDFAGGIVVHVSSGFGALALAFVLGKRYGYGEHPIEPHNIPLTLIGGAMLWFGWFGFNGGSALAANEIAVNAITVTFVASSFAGLTWMAISWLKGKPGSLGVITGVIAGLATITPAAGFVDVRAAIVIGIIAGALCFTALEFRIRKGIDESLDAWAVHGVGGAFGSLAIGLFANPSIGGYAGLLYGNPSLLTIQLIAVAVTIAYSFAVTFAIAKVVDAVTPLRVSLEEEYVGLDIPQHGEVGYA encoded by the coding sequence ATGGAAGCTGGAGATGTTGCGTGGATACTCGCATCAACGGCACTCGTAATGCTGATGATCCCGGGAGTGGGGTTCTTCTACGCCGGAATGGTCAGGAAGAAGAACGTCATTTCGATGATCACGCTGAGCATCGTCTCCGCGATAATTGTCGGAGCGTTGTGGACAGTGTACGGCTACTCACTGGCGTTCTCGGGAGACGTTGGAGGGTTCGTAGGAGATTTGAGCAAGGCCTTCCTGAGCGGGGTCAGCATTGGGGGCGACGGCATTCCAGAGATGCTCTTCATGATCTACCAGATGATGTTCGCAGCGGTAACGCTCGCCATAATAACGTCAGCGATCGCGGAGAGAATGAGGTTCTCTGCATTCCTGATCTTCGGCGTGCTCTGGGTGACGCTGGTCTACATACCCTTCGCCCACTGGCTCTGGGGAGGTGGGTGGCTGGCAAAGCTCGGAGCGCTGGACTTTGCAGGAGGGATTGTTGTCCACGTGAGCTCCGGGTTCGGGGCGCTTGCCCTCGCATTCGTGCTCGGCAAGAGGTATGGGTATGGAGAGCACCCAATTGAGCCCCACAACATTCCGCTGACGCTCATAGGCGGAGCGATGCTGTGGTTCGGCTGGTTCGGGTTCAATGGTGGTAGTGCGCTTGCGGCAAACGAGATTGCAGTGAATGCCATAACCGTCACATTCGTGGCCTCAAGCTTTGCCGGGCTCACGTGGATGGCGATCAGCTGGCTGAAGGGCAAGCCGGGAAGCCTTGGAGTGATAACTGGAGTGATTGCCGGTCTTGCTACGATAACGCCAGCAGCGGGCTTCGTTGACGTCCGCGCTGCCATAGTCATCGGCATCATTGCAGGAGCCCTCTGCTTCACCGCGCTCGAGTTCAGAATCAGGAAGGGAATCGACGAGTCGCTCGACGCGTGGGCAGTTCACGGAGTTGGCGGTGCCTTCGGAAGCTTGGCGATTGGTCTCTTCGCCAACCCGTCCATTGGGGGCTATGCGGGCCTGCTCTACGGAAACCCGTCGCTGCTTACCATCCAGCTGATTGCAGTAGCCGTGACAATAGCGTACTCATTCGCCGTGACGTTCGCGATAGCGAAGGTCGTTGATGCCGTGACGCCTCTGAGGGTCAGCCTCGAGGAGGAGTACGTTGGACTCGACATACCCCAGCACGGAGAGGTGGGGTACGCATGA
- a CDS encoding ribbon-helix-helix domain-containing protein, with amino-acid sequence MKNPPRISIALDEETNRIFTELRGSFTSVSEMFRELLRFYSRFRFLENQDPFRIKTYVEMLSEGEHVILDIDHWVAFLRFMNTHPEKERFWEVHERIPSRTPRSSRGGTRSSYCGDWRPATSSGSTSRAGSTPSSSGMTRSRSS; translated from the coding sequence ATGAAGAACCCTCCCCGGATCTCAATCGCCCTCGACGAGGAGACCAACAGGATATTCACCGAGCTGAGGGGATCGTTCACAAGCGTCAGCGAGATGTTCAGGGAGCTCCTAAGGTTCTACAGCAGGTTCAGGTTCCTCGAAAATCAGGATCCGTTCAGGATAAAGACCTACGTCGAGATGCTCTCCGAGGGTGAGCACGTGATCCTCGACATAGACCACTGGGTCGCGTTTCTCAGGTTCATGAACACTCACCCAGAAAAGGAGAGGTTCTGGGAGGTTCATGAGAGGATCCCAAGTCGCACGCCGAGGAGTTCGAGGGGAGGGACGCGGAGTTCATACTGCGGAGATTGGAGGCCTGCAACTTCTTCAGGCTCAACGTCAAGAGCGGGGAGTACACCCTCGTCCTCTGGAATGACGAGGTCAAGGAGTTCGTGA